The Salvelinus alpinus chromosome 28, SLU_Salpinus.1, whole genome shotgun sequence genome includes a window with the following:
- the LOC139557809 gene encoding tumor necrosis factor receptor superfamily member 14-like isoform X1 — MVRIGEPWLSFKAKWIIDLPIILMLLTIERSSACGRAEYRTGDECCPMCSPGNRVHKHCTEFTSTSCVPCTDSTFLDEPNGLTACILCTNCDPGFGLTVKQSCRPSSDTVCGTLEGFYCHDPTKDGCRAAQRHRSCKPGQYISDTGTTFTDTVCSDCTGDTYSNGSFTSCQSYTQCDTLKLQQIKPGTHWSDSECGPQTSPPIAIISTVVVVVLAVIAAVIGVSIFIRKGRKKLSETQRPTDVHKGLQTPIEESDTEGATLLVGTRTGKGSVNICTEWYA; from the exons ATGGTGAGGATTGGAGAACCATGGCTCAGTTTCAAAGCAAAATGGATA ATAGATCTACCAATCATTTTGATGCTTCTAACCATTGAGCGCTCTAGTGCATGTGGTAGAGCAGAGTACAGAACAGGTGATGAATGCTGTCCTATGTGTTCTCCAG GAAACCGGGTACATAAACACTGTACAGAATTTACAAGTACTTCCTGTGTCCCCTGTACCGACTCCACTTTCCTTGATGAACCCAATGGTCTTACAGCGTGCATACTGTGTACCAACTGTGACCCAGGCTTTGGTTTGACGGTAAAGCAGTCATGTAGACCTTCATCAGACACGGTCTGTGGGACACTGGAGGGGTTCTACTGTCATGACCCAACTAAGGATGGTTGTAGAGCAGCCCAGAGACACCGCAGCTGTAAACCTGGTCAATACATCAGTGACACAG GAACAACATTTACAGATACTGTGTGTTCTGACTGTACTGGTGACACCTATTCAAATGGATCATTTACATCCTGCCAGTCATACACACA ATGTGATACCTTGAAGCTTCAGCAAATTAAACCTGGAACTCATTGGTCTGACTCTGAATGTGGACCACAGACCTCCCCTCCCATAGCAATAATAtctactgtggtggtggtggtactagCTGTGATAGCAGCAGTGATTGGAGTATCTATTTTTATAAGAAAAGGAAGAAAAAAACTATCTG AGACACAAAGGCCTACAGATGTACATAAAGGCCTACAAACACCTATAGAG GAATCAGACACCGAGGGAGCAACGCTGCTTGTGGGAACAAGAACAGGTAAAGGTTCTGTTAACATATGTACAGAATGGTATGCATGA
- the LOC139557809 gene encoding tumor necrosis factor receptor superfamily member 14-like isoform X2, with protein sequence MIDLPIILMLLTIERSSACGRAEYRTGDECCPMCSPGNRVHKHCTEFTSTSCVPCTDSTFLDEPNGLTACILCTNCDPGFGLTVKQSCRPSSDTVCGTLEGFYCHDPTKDGCRAAQRHRSCKPGQYISDTGTTFTDTVCSDCTGDTYSNGSFTSCQSYTQCDTLKLQQIKPGTHWSDSECGPQTSPPIAIISTVVVVVLAVIAAVIGVSIFIRKGRKKLSETQRPTDVHKGLQTPIEESDTEGATLLVGTRTGKGSVNICTEWYA encoded by the exons ATG ATAGATCTACCAATCATTTTGATGCTTCTAACCATTGAGCGCTCTAGTGCATGTGGTAGAGCAGAGTACAGAACAGGTGATGAATGCTGTCCTATGTGTTCTCCAG GAAACCGGGTACATAAACACTGTACAGAATTTACAAGTACTTCCTGTGTCCCCTGTACCGACTCCACTTTCCTTGATGAACCCAATGGTCTTACAGCGTGCATACTGTGTACCAACTGTGACCCAGGCTTTGGTTTGACGGTAAAGCAGTCATGTAGACCTTCATCAGACACGGTCTGTGGGACACTGGAGGGGTTCTACTGTCATGACCCAACTAAGGATGGTTGTAGAGCAGCCCAGAGACACCGCAGCTGTAAACCTGGTCAATACATCAGTGACACAG GAACAACATTTACAGATACTGTGTGTTCTGACTGTACTGGTGACACCTATTCAAATGGATCATTTACATCCTGCCAGTCATACACACA ATGTGATACCTTGAAGCTTCAGCAAATTAAACCTGGAACTCATTGGTCTGACTCTGAATGTGGACCACAGACCTCCCCTCCCATAGCAATAATAtctactgtggtggtggtggtactagCTGTGATAGCAGCAGTGATTGGAGTATCTATTTTTATAAGAAAAGGAAGAAAAAAACTATCTG AGACACAAAGGCCTACAGATGTACATAAAGGCCTACAAACACCTATAGAG GAATCAGACACCGAGGGAGCAACGCTGCTTGTGGGAACAAGAACAGGTAAAGGTTCTGTTAACATATGTACAGAATGGTATGCATGA
- the LOC139557814 gene encoding tumor necrosis factor receptor superfamily member 14-like isoform X3, which produces MVYLSSAQYFLIGLVVRRDCTIESSTSCIPCIRGTFMNEANGLTKCFPCSPCDPGQGLFTQAECKPTSNTVCDVLDGFYCRSYSSNSKCSFAVEHTHCSPGQSTKSPGTKTTDTMCEDCQHGFYSQHGVNCTAWTDCAAMGHVKTKDGNSSEDVICNKVPPRSHVTIIAPILLLGLTVTVLFCFYLARAKCKKELHGFSEVPVQETGPLQVTSNSLVETAENVPGNVVTD; this is translated from the exons ATGGTATACCTGTCGTCTGCACAGTATTTCCTCATTG GCTTGGTGGTCCGCAGAGATTGTACAATAGAGTCCAGCACATCTTGCATACCCTGTATCAGAGGGACCTTCATGAACGAGGCCAATGGTCTAACCAAGTGCTTTCCCTGCAGTCCCTGTGACccag GACAGGGCCTGTTCACTCAGGCAGAGTGCAAACCAACAAGTAACACAGTCTGCGACGTTCTAGATGGATTCTACTGTAGAAGCTACTCATCCAACTCTAAGTGTAGCTTTGCAGTAGAACATACACACTGTTCACCGGGACAGAGTACTAAATCACCTG GAACAAAGACAACAGATACCATGTGTGAGGATTGTCAACATGGCTTTTACTCACAACATGGTGTGAACTGCACTGCTTGGACTGA TTGTGCAGCAATGGGACACGTGAAGACTAAAGATGGAAATTCCAGTGAAGATGTTATTTGTAACAAAGTGCCACCAAGGAGTCATGTCACTATAATAGCTCCAATATTATTATTAGGCCTGACAGTAACTGTACTGTTTTGTTTCTACCTGGCAAGAG CTAAATGTAAGAAAG AGTTGCATGGATTCTCTGAG GTTCCTGTGCAAGAAACGGGACCTCTACAAGTCACCAGTAACTCCCT AGTGGAAACAGCAGAAAATGTGCCTGGTAATGTTGTAACTGATTGA
- the LOC139557814 gene encoding tumor necrosis factor receptor superfamily member 14-like isoform X1, with the protein MVYLSSAQYFLIGLNFMHVFGSDCGPAEYKKSDGQCCPMCGRGLVVRRDCTIESSTSCIPCIRGTFMNEANGLTKCFPCSPCDPGQGLFTQAECKPTSNTVCDVLDGFYCRSYSSNSKCSFAVEHTHCSPGQSTKSPGTKTTDTMCEDCQHGFYSQHGVNCTAWTDCAAMGHVKTKDGNSSEDVICNKVPPRSHVTIIAPILLLGLTVTVLFCFYLARAKCKKELHGFSEVPVQETGPLQVTSNSLVETAENVPGNVVTD; encoded by the exons ATGGTATACCTGTCGTCTGCACAGTATTTCCTCATTG GTTTGAATTTTATGCATGTATTTGGAAGCGATTGTGGTCCAGCAGAATACAAAAAGTCTGATGGGCAGTGCTGCCCAATGTGTGGTAGAG GCTTGGTGGTCCGCAGAGATTGTACAATAGAGTCCAGCACATCTTGCATACCCTGTATCAGAGGGACCTTCATGAACGAGGCCAATGGTCTAACCAAGTGCTTTCCCTGCAGTCCCTGTGACccag GACAGGGCCTGTTCACTCAGGCAGAGTGCAAACCAACAAGTAACACAGTCTGCGACGTTCTAGATGGATTCTACTGTAGAAGCTACTCATCCAACTCTAAGTGTAGCTTTGCAGTAGAACATACACACTGTTCACCGGGACAGAGTACTAAATCACCTG GAACAAAGACAACAGATACCATGTGTGAGGATTGTCAACATGGCTTTTACTCACAACATGGTGTGAACTGCACTGCTTGGACTGA TTGTGCAGCAATGGGACACGTGAAGACTAAAGATGGAAATTCCAGTGAAGATGTTATTTGTAACAAAGTGCCACCAAGGAGTCATGTCACTATAATAGCTCCAATATTATTATTAGGCCTGACAGTAACTGTACTGTTTTGTTTCTACCTGGCAAGAG CTAAATGTAAGAAAG AGTTGCATGGATTCTCTGAG GTTCCTGTGCAAGAAACGGGACCTCTACAAGTCACCAGTAACTCCCT AGTGGAAACAGCAGAAAATGTGCCTGGTAATGTTGTAACTGATTGA
- the LOC139557814 gene encoding tumor necrosis factor receptor superfamily member 14-like isoform X2 encodes MVYLSSAQYFLIGLNFMHVFGSDCGPAEYKKSDGQCCPMCGRGLVVRRDCTIESSTSCIPCIRGTFMNEANGLTKCFPCSPCDPGQGLFTQAECKPTSNTVCDVLDGFYCRSYSSNSKCSFAVEHTHCSPGQSTKSPGTKTTDTMCEDCQHGFYSQHGVNCTAWTDCAAMGHVKTKDGNSSEDVICNKVPPRSHVTIIAPILLLGLTVTVLFCFYLAREWKQQKMCLVML; translated from the exons ATGGTATACCTGTCGTCTGCACAGTATTTCCTCATTG GTTTGAATTTTATGCATGTATTTGGAAGCGATTGTGGTCCAGCAGAATACAAAAAGTCTGATGGGCAGTGCTGCCCAATGTGTGGTAGAG GCTTGGTGGTCCGCAGAGATTGTACAATAGAGTCCAGCACATCTTGCATACCCTGTATCAGAGGGACCTTCATGAACGAGGCCAATGGTCTAACCAAGTGCTTTCCCTGCAGTCCCTGTGACccag GACAGGGCCTGTTCACTCAGGCAGAGTGCAAACCAACAAGTAACACAGTCTGCGACGTTCTAGATGGATTCTACTGTAGAAGCTACTCATCCAACTCTAAGTGTAGCTTTGCAGTAGAACATACACACTGTTCACCGGGACAGAGTACTAAATCACCTG GAACAAAGACAACAGATACCATGTGTGAGGATTGTCAACATGGCTTTTACTCACAACATGGTGTGAACTGCACTGCTTGGACTGA TTGTGCAGCAATGGGACACGTGAAGACTAAAGATGGAAATTCCAGTGAAGATGTTATTTGTAACAAAGTGCCACCAAGGAGTCATGTCACTATAATAGCTCCAATATTATTATTAGGCCTGACAGTAACTGTACTGTTTTGTTTCTACCTGGCAAGAG AGTGGAAACAGCAGAAAATGTGCCTGGTAATGTTGTAA